The region GTTGATGAAGTATGAAAAGAAGAAACGCAAAGCTGAAATCAAAATTTTCAATCAGAACCTTGACCATGTCAGAGCCTGGCTTGATATCTTCAAAGTCTTCATCTAAGTAACCAAAATTCATAATCTTCAGTTATAACCTTGGCCACGTCAGTGTTTGGCTTGAGATATTTAGATTCTCCAGTTAAGTAACAAAACTTCAAAAGCTTGCCATTCTTTAGAAGCTTGATAATCAGAGTCATATCCAGAAGCAGAAGCGAAGAGATCATTGCAGTAGTAATATAACATCTTTCCAGAACTTCTCTggagtgaatcaacacagaagcagaaagaacattgcagcaatAACATATtgtctttcagaacttctcatgaGAGATACAACGTAAAAGCATAATCGAAATAaatgttcagaaactgatgacaTTGCACGTCATAAACTCGTAATCAGAATTGACtattaaagctacacaataacaaaccattagataccaaaattgttctcacacaaatactacatcattatcatcaaaactcaaaggtataaatgcataaccaaatcttgttcgaacaatctccccctttttggtgatgacaaaaccatgtattttgatgaacattTTTGTACAGGGTAATTACAAAAGGATACATCACATCGAAGCACAAATCTCCCCTCGAGATGTAcaatcctaaaaagataaaatcagaatgaaataacactttcctgattaacctttttgcAGAACCAGAATGATCTTCTATCAGAATCTGACTTGTCTTCATAAGTTGCTTGAACTTATCCAGAACGTTGGTTGTCAAAGTCAACATTCTAATGAACTTCACTTTTGAATCATGGTTGAGCTCTTTTGATGGAGCTTCAGAACCTAGTTACAAAACCTTCTTAAAGAGCTTTGGAATCTGGTTAAGACCTTAAGACCTAGTTGAATCAATTATGATTAACATGGAATTCACAATTCATCATAACTTGATGCCTGGTTATGTCTAGTTTAAAGTCTTTCTCAAACAATGAAGTTAACACTTCAGACTCAGAGACTAAACCATTTCTTAAAAAACGGTAACTTAAGTTCTGATCTGAAAAACTTCAAGAGATTCTGATGTTCTTGACTTTCCATGAAAAACAACTAACAAAATATCTTCGAAGTAGTTGTTAGCAGAAATATTTGAAAATGCCTGTGTTTTGATTCACGAACATAGGTATATCAAAAAAAATCATGTTTCTCCCTCTTTGTCATTGATAAAAAAGACATAGACAAAATAAAATAAGGAAACAATAAGATTTCATTGATATTGCCAGAAGTACAAAAGTATAAAAGTTtgcaaaaacaaaaacaaaaacacttagacaaaataaaaaacaaaagtGCATAAACTATTTTGAAAACTAAGGGTTAGGGTTCTGTGGCGGCGGAGGAGGCAAAAGTATGGAGAGAATCATCTCAAACAGAAGATCTTTCATATCCAAGCATTATCGGACCAAAGCACTTTCTTGTTTCATCTCAGCGAGAGTCTTCAGAATCACTTTAGGAATCATTCCAAAAGAAGTTCCAGCAACATTCTGATTCTTAGAAGCAATAATATATTGTTCTGGCTCACAGTCTTGCTATTGTTCTTCAGAAACAACTTGCTTTCCTTGATCCAGCTAAGTAGAAGTATCTTCCATGACACCATATGTATGTCCAGTAGCTTCCTCAGACTCCTTTGCCTCTTCCTCAGTTTTAGGAGCAGGAAGGCATAATGGAGCACGTCGTAACTGTAAGGCTTCCATTTTAGGTACAAACCTTGAACGGAAGTTCCTTTCAAAAACTCTGTATCCAAAGTTCTTCAGCTTATAAATTTTGGATTTAACCCATCTCCTATATGCTTCCCAGGCCGCATCACTTTCTGCTAGATTAATGGATAAATCACTAGTCCACATAGCAGCATGAAGGCATCTTTGCGAATCTGATTCAAATTTATTCAAAATCTTACCAACATTAGGTTCTTTAGGTTTTTGTTGGCTATGATATCTGATAGAAAAACCAGTGATGTTGGGGTTAGGGTCTGGGCCATAAATATTGGGAATAACAAGAGAGGGAAGGTCTGAAAATTGTTCAGCATCAGAATCAGACATAACATCAGATTCTAGGTCATCAGTATCTCTCGAAGGAAATGTTCTGGGTGGCTCAGTTGGATTTTATGGTTGGGGAGCAGAAACATCAATAGATTATGGTGGAATGGGTGATGATAGATTCAGTGGATAATGTGATGTTTGTGGCatctgttgttgttgttgttgtaacTGAGTTTCAGAAACTATAGGAGTTTCTGTAACAGGTTCTAGAAGAGTTATATTTATGGGAGGTGGTTATGGAATTGGATTAGGAATATTGATGATGTTATGAGATGGAGATGGAGATGGCTGTGTTGGTAAGACACTTTCAGAAATATTAGAATCAGAAGCGAAAAAAGTTCTAGCCATAGAAGACTTACCAGGGATATGTGTGTTAGAGGCCTTGGATGACTGGTGGACAACACCATGAGTATCCTTCATAATCATTGCTTTCTAGCGCTCACTGAGGGGCACCTCATCTTCATCCAGAAATATAGCCACCCTTTTCTCCTTCTTATGCGGTCTAGAAGATCCTTCTTCCTCTCTCCATAAGCATCTAGGAAAGTGTCTGGAAGGTTGAATGGATCAACCAATGGATTAATTCCTTCTTCAACACAACTATCAAGGTAGTATGCTAGAACATATGGAGGATCAATCTTAGTGAAGATTGGGAAATTATCAACAGGAATCCTTGTTCCACAAATATCTTCCTTGGTAGGAAGGTAATCTGGCTTAGCAACCTTGGAGATAAGACCCATGCTTTTAAGATTTCCCCCCAAAATACTTTTCCCACATCCTTGACTAACTCAACAATTAATCAACTAATCAGAAGGTCTTCAACCAGACCATTCTCCACCAGAATGTCTGAAATTAATCTTCGTTGGAAATAAACTTTCCCTTTTAGGAAGAACTTCTAGTTATAGTTTCTCTTATGGAATCCCTGGGAAAGTTGACCAAGATTTCTAGAAGAGCCAACTTGAAGCCTTTCTCCAGAAAAAATAGCATATACTTCTGAGTAGTGTTGATGTAGTCAAAAGAGTTGGTACTGGGTTTGTGATGGATACAACCCAGAATGATCTTGAACCATACCCTTAACTTATCAGTTAAGTCTTTGGCACTTGGACCTTTACCATCATCAAACACTGTTCCTTCCTTGAAGATTATTGGTGCTACTATGGTCTCTCTCCTTGCATTAGTTTTAACATTATATACCCTTTTCCCACAACCATTGTGAGAATTAAATCTGCAATAGATTTTTCCGTAACCATAATCTTGTTATTCATGATGAAGGAAGTGATTGTGTCTTTCGTAGTAACATCATGAATCTAGAATTGCTTCACAAGAACTGTATAGACTGGACCAGTCAGTCTCTCAAAGAATGCATTCCAACCTCTTAATTCTAAAGTTTCAAAAAACTCAAAACTATTATCCTTTAGGTTTTTGAATTTGACCATGGTTTCACAGAGAACCATCAGTTCATCAACAAGAGTGTTGAGAGTTATTTCAGGAACCCCTTCCATAACAAGGTTGATTTCTTCTGCAACAGAGTGAAGAGaaaattgttgttgttgaagatCAGCCATTGAAGAAGATTAAAAGAGATGAACAGTTGCAGAGAGCGTTTAAAGGTTTGAAAGAGAAAAAGTGTGGGAGTAATGTGAGCATAGTgtgaatgtgagtgaagtgtgTTTCTATATAAATTTTAGTAATAATGAAAACAAAAGATATGTCGTCATAGGGGGAAGTGTACAAGTTTTAACCTAATCCCAAGAAAAAGAAACCCAATATGTCACGCCAACATCAtgcatgctcagaaagtgggacaactGTCACCACTAAGAACCACATGATATAAAACTAAATGACAATCATTAAATGCAATAACTGTTCAGAATCAAGAAGAAAAATtgataagattgcttctgatcagaacctttctgattcatgaaacttcctcacttcagaaagctcatattttagaatcaaacaacaaTAAATTCTCAGAACCTAATAAAGAGTTCTGGAAGCTTAACATTCTGAGAACATCTTTTCAATCTGGACAAGAGTCCATATATGAATTTTTCAGAATGAAAACGAATCTTTCCTCAccaaggggttttgtaaagatatcagcccattgatggtctgtatcaacaaattttaaattaaaaatacccttatgaacatagtcacgtaaaaaatgatgtttaatttcaatatgtttagccctagaatgcaagataggattcttgGATAAACAAATggcataagtattatcacagagaataggaatgttactctcaaaaatcTGATAATCTTCCAGTCGACTCTTTATCTAGAGTATCTGAGTGTCACATCCAGAAGCTGTGATATACTCAGCTTCGGATGTTGAAAGCGCGGTTGTTGACTGCCTTTTGCTAAACCACGAGATCAGTTTGTCTCCCAAAAATTGAtaacttccagaagtacttttcctCTTTATTCTGTCTCCAAGATAATCAACATTACAATAACCTACTAACTTGTATTCAattgattttctataaaacaaaccaagattaatagtacctttcagatacctaaagattctcttaacatCAGTTAAATGAGTCCCCCTAGGGTCTGATTGGAAGCTAGCACACAAATAGACACTGAATAAAATATCAAGTCTAGAAGCAGTTAGATAAAGGAGAGAACCTATCATAACTCTGAATAGCTTCTGATCTACCATACtacttacctcttccttctccaaAATGCATGTAAGATGCATTAGAGTGTTTGCTTGCTTGCATTCTGACAAGTtgaacttcttcagaagttcGCTTGTATACTTGCTTTGGTGGATGTACGTTCCTTCTGAACGTTGATCAATCTAAATCCCTAGAAAGAACCtaagttctcccatcagactcatttcaaaaTTTGTCTGCATTAACTTAGCAAACTCTCTGCATAATAaagcattagcagaaccaaatataatatcatcaacataaatttgcacaaccagaatatcattcttaaaggttttggAAAAGAGCgttgtgtccactttccctcttgtaaaatcattttccaaaaggaagttacttagtctttcacaccaagctctgggagcttgtttcagaccacATAACTACtttttttagtttgaaaacaaaatatgggttttgagaactttcaaaCCCAAGGGATTGGTgcacatacacttcttcagaaatataccCATTTAGGAATGtactcttaacatccatctgatacaGAATGATGTTATGATATACTGCAAACAAAACTAaaagacgaatagattctaactTGGAAGATGGTGCATAGGTTTATGTGTAGTCTATACCTTTTTGCTGACTATAAACTTGTGataccagtcgagccttgtttctgacgacttcacctttctcattgagcttgtttctgaacacccatctggttcgaatgacatggaaaccctttggtttctgaacaagataCTAAACGTCATTTCTGGTGAATTGATTTCGTTTCTCTTGCATAgccagaatccattcattatccatAAGAGCTTTATCCATAGATGTGGGATCTATCAAAGATATCAAAACCAGAAGAGTTTCTTCATAAGGTTTGAATGAAGAACAAGTTTTGACTGGTGCATCTTTAtctcccagaatcaattcttcagaatgaGAAGTTCCTGATCCACTCTTCTTCTGATGAGTAGGACCAATGAAAACTTCTGGTTGAGTTGCTTCTGGGTCTTTTGATTCAGCGTCCTTAGCTTTGCCTTCTGAATCTTTATTCTTGGCTTCTGAAAAATTATATTCATATCTGCAAATTTATCAACTGTATTTaacttttcagggtcaagcttatcattgaatctaacatgaattgattccttAACGATTTGTGTATCAATGTTAAAGACTCTGTAGCCTTTTGAGCgttcagaatatcctaacaataagCACTTTTGTGCCTTAAaatcaaacttgccaagattctctttagtgcTCAACATAAAACAATCACAACCAAACGGATGGAAGTAAGAAATGTTAGGCTTTttgttcttccacaattcataaggagtcttacccataataggtctaatagaaatcatgttctaaatataacatgttgtgttaactgcttctccccagaaatgcttagccatataAGTTTCTAGGATCATGGTGCGAGCCATTTCCTGCAAAGTCCcattcttcctttctacaaccctattttgctatggagttctaggacaagagaaatcatgggaaattccatttgtatcaaaaagatttttgaaaattcttattttcatattcaccaccatgatcacttctaactcTGACTATTTTGTAATCCATCTTTGTTTGCACTTGTGAGCAGAAGATAGAGAACACataatgtgactcatccttgtgtttcaagaactttacccatgtccgATGACTATAGTCATCCAcgatgaccaatccatacttcttaccaCTAATAGAGGCAATTTTCACTAGCCCAAACAAATCAATATGCAGAAACTCTAATGgtttagaggtagaaacaactgtttttgctttgaaagaagttttagaaaactttactttatgacatgcttcacaaagagcatctgaagcaaacttcaggtcaggtaagcctctgactaatccaagcttatttagctgagaaatctttctcatgctaacatgacccaaacgcctatgccatacccattgctcctcattaacagacattaagcattttacattttgatcaTTAAGATCAGAAAGtataattttataaatgttgttcttcctcttttAGTTAAAAAGAACTGTGTTATCTTTTTAACTGACAGCCTTAGTtgacttttgattaaaaatgatatcataaccattgtcactaagttgaaTAATATACAATAAGTTATACATCAAACCATCGATCAAAATAAAGTTAGTAATAGAAGGGAGATTATAATTACCAATAGTTCTAGAGCCAATGATTTTCCCTTTCTGGTTTCCTCTGAAACCAACGAAGCCTCCtggcttaagttccaaatctttGAACATATGCCTTCTGCATGTCATGTGTCTTAAGCATCAactgtccaggtaccatgactggtgtctcAACTGAGCTGCTAAGGATGTCTGTAACATAAATTatcttatccttaggtacccactttctggtcctcttttgttagttctcccagagtttcttacaaccTTGGGTTTTTGTGCATAAGGATAATCAAGAGGgatttgtgcatgatacttaggtttcagaactAAGTTCTTCTTCGGTGTCTGTGCAAAATAGTTAATCTTAGTGCCAGCATGCATGAAATGCTCATAGAGAGGTTTCAgttttaccttctgactttcgtcAGGTTTTCTAGTTTTTGTACAACCTAGACCTTTCTTGCCATTTCTGATAACTCCATAGATCATTGAAGTCATTTTGCTTCTACTTATGCTTTTATCCAGAAAGTACTGGAATGATCTCTCATATCTAATGACACAATCAGTACCAGAAACTTCTAAGATTATTTCTTCCTCtaattttgaaattttacttatcaaagcagagttgttactttctaaagaaatTATTTTTTTCGTTTAGGGAAGAAATATCATTCTCAAGTTCACCACGAGTTTCAGAAGCAACTACTTAGACTTGTTTAAGGTCTTTGTACCTACTTTGAAGACTATACTTTTCTAGTATTTAAGAAAGACATAACTCTAAATGAGAACGAGATagtttagaaaatacctctttaAAATCGGAGTCTAATTCTAACTCTGACAACACTTTGTCTTCTGAAATTCATGGACTAGTTGTAGTTGCCATCAATGCAACATTGGTCTTCTCCTCATCAaaatcttcttcttctgattctaagtcatcccatgtagccatAAGCCCGTTCTTTCCTTTAGAAAACATTTTCTTGGTCCTTTTGTCCTTCTTCAGCTTAGGAAACTCATTCTTATAGTGGCTTAGCTCCTTGCACTTGTAGCAGATAACCTCTTTACCAGAACCTTGCTTCTTTGGTCCAAAAGAAGAATCAGAATGACCATCCGTCTTTCTAGCTCCTTTGAACTTCCTTTGTCCATTCTGCCTATGCCTCTAGAGTTTGTTGACCCTTTTGGAAATTAaagacaactcatcatcatctttaGAGTCTTCATCGGAATCTTTTGATTCTTCCTCAACTTGATAAGCCCTTGTCTTCTTAGGCTGGGAATTTAAAGCAATAGATTTACCTCGCTTCTGAGGTTTATCTTCTTCgagttctatctcatgacttctcAAAGAATTAATAAGTTCTTCAAGACTAATAATGTTCAACTCCTTTTCGAACTTCAAGGAAattaccataggtctccatttttgGGGGAGACTTCTGATGATTTTCTTAACATGGTCAGGCgtagaataccctttgtccagaaccttaaGTCCTGCGGCAAGCATCTGAAATCTTGAGAACTAGTCTCAACagtttcatcatcttccattttgaatgccTCATATTTCTGGATTATGGCTAAAGCTTTTGTCTCCTTAACTTGAGCACTCCATTCATGAGTCATTCTCAAGGAATCAAAAATAGACTTAGCAAAATCTCTATTagttatcttctcatactcaaTATAAGAGATACCATTAAGCAATATCGTTCtagccttatgatgatttttgaaatctttcttttgttgatctATCATAACACTTCTTGTTATATTGTTTCCTTCAGCATTTACTAGATGAACATAGTGATCAactacaagatcccagagatcCACATCATATCACCGAAATAAACTTTTTCGTCTTTCTCTTATTTATGCAAAATGATTGATTATTTTTCGCCATATGAGGTTAGATATGAATGACACAAGgatttttatcctggtttgcttgaaatcaaagctactccagtccacccgccaaggtgattttgccttatacacaaggatTTAATCCACTATAACTAAACAAATTATAGAAAAATCACAAAGAAAAACTTTCTTTctcttctcaaggatccgactaaaacctagtctccttaaggaaataCAAACAAACAAGTTTGAATACAACTTTTTATGTTACAAGTTCcttctacacaagcagattttagACAAATGAAATACAAACAATTAAAGAAAAGAATGCACAAATTTTAGAGCTTTTTCACATAGAAAACAGTCTTGTAAAATATGCTTTAGCATCTTTCTTCAAGTCTCCAGGTcctacttatatagcataagaaagGGACCGTTGGAGGGCAATTCAAGGATACCAAAAGAGCAGTTGTCCACTAACAGATTAGTGACAAGTGTGAAAAATAGTATTGTCCTTCGCCCAGATTTCAGGTAGTGGAAGGGATATTTTTGATTcgtaccatgtactatttgatcatgtatCCTTTGATATTATCTTCAAATTCATTAGATTCTGATGAAAAGTTAATGAAGCATGAAGAGAAGAAACATAAAGCTGAAATCAGAATCTTCAGTTAAAACCTTCACCATGTCAgagtctggcttgagatctttgAAGTCTTAAGCTAAGTAACCaaacttcagaatcttcagtcatAACCTTGACCACGTCAGtgtctggcttgagatcttcagagtctttagttaagtaacaaaacttcagaagcttgcaattcttcagaagcttgataatcagagtcacatccagaagcaaAAGCAGAGAGATCATTGCAGAAATAACATAGCATATTTCCATAACTTCTCAAGAGCGAATCATCACAAAAGTAGAAAAAACGTTGTAGCAATAACATAGtgtctttcagaacttctcatgaGTGATACATCGCAAAAGCGGAATCCGGAACAAATGTTCAGAAAttgatgacgttgcacgtcataaACTCAGAATCAGAACTGTCTGTTAAAGCTATATAATAACAAACCATTAGAGTACCAAAACTGTTCTCACACAAATActacattgttatcatcaaaactcaaagGCATATATGaagaaccaaatcttgttctaacaaatGTCAATACATCCTTGGCCCAAACTTATCATCCTATTAAAACCCCACTCGAAAAGTCTGATAGTGAGTCTTTTCCAATTAAGTCCCTTGACAAATCTGAAAAGAAAGATGATTCTGATAGTATGTCTATTTATATGTCTCACAAAGAAGAAAATTATGGTGTGAAGAAGGATCAATCTACATACATTGTAAATATAGATGATCTGGATTCTAATGATGAGCCCATTGGTAAAAGATTGGCTCCAGGGATAACTAAGAGGTTAAAGAGTAGAAAAGGGACAATTGTTGAGTCTACAAGCAAGTCTTCCAATGCTCCCAAGAAAAGTACTAATGTTGGTCCTGCTAAAGGGTAGAGCAAGGTTATAACTCCTGCCACCAAGAAAAAATCTCTAAAGAGGAAGAAAGTCCCCTCTAGTTCTAGTTACTCTGAGTATGATGTCGAATAGAATGTTCAAGACATCATGCCTCTAAAGAAAGTTGTTGGGAAAAAGGTCCCTGCTAATGTTCTTGAAGTTCCCATTGAAAACATCTCCTTTCACTATGTTGAGAATGTTGAAAAATGGAAGTTTGTGTACCAAAGGAGGTTGGCTTTTGAAAGAGAACTTGGGAAGGATTCCCTTGAATGTAAGGAGGTAGTAAGTCTTATTGAGAATGCTGGGTTGATGAAAAGTGTGGTTGGTTTTGGCAAGTGTTATAAGATACTTATAAAAGAGTCCATTGTGAATATTTCTAAGGATAATGATAACAAGAGGAGTAAGGAGTTCAAAAAGGTGTATGTGAGAGGAAATTGTGTGGAATTTTCTCCAGAAATCATTAATAGGTTCATGGGAAGAAGTGAAAAGGAACAAGCTGAAGTGGAGGTATCTGATAATATCGTTTGCAAAGAAATCACTACCAAACAGGTGTCACGATGGCTAAGGAATGACAAGCTATCAACTAGTAAGTTGAGTGTGAAGTATGATGTGCTTCATTGGATAGGAGCTGCCAATTGGGTTCCTACAAATCTTACCTCAATCATAGCTATAGGTTTGGGTAAATTCATTTACATTGTTGGAACCAAAACCAAGTTTGATTTTGGGTCTTATGTCTTTGAGCAAACCCTGAAGCATACTAGTACTTTTACTGTGAAAATTCCTATTGCTTTTCCCTCTCTAATTTGTGGAATAATTCTCAGTCAGCACCCTAGGATCTTGATCAGTTCCCATGCAGCAAGTAAGATAGAATATCCTCTATCCTTGCATTATAGGTTGTTTGCAGGGACACGTGTTCTAGACATTGTCATGACATTTGGCAAGAAATATACCATCTCTACTTTTAGGACAAGAATCATTG is a window of Lathyrus oleraceus cultivar Zhongwan6 chromosome 6, CAAS_Psat_ZW6_1.0, whole genome shotgun sequence DNA encoding:
- the LOC127095494 gene encoding uncharacterized protein LOC127095494, translating into MPLKKVVGKKVPANVLEVPIENISFHYVENVEKWKFVYQRRLAFERELGKDSLECKEVVSLIENAGLMKSVVGFGKCYKILIKESIVNISKDNDNKRSKEFKKVYVRGNCVEFSPEIINRFMGRSEKEQAEVEVSDNIVCKEITTKQVSRWLRNDKLSTSKLSVKYDVLHWIGAANWVPTNLTSIIAIGLGKFIYIVGTKTKFDFGSYVFEQTLKHTSTFTVKIPIAFPSLICGIILSQHPRILISSHAASKIEYPLSLHYRLFAGTRVLDIVMTFGKKYTISTFRTRIIAELKDICKTLDETIKACNEKKSRLEILINALSEEDVEGNLDGDKEEYNEVEDDADASGDDVEETTNINDD